The following proteins are co-located in the Paenibacillus sp. FSL H8-0079 genome:
- a CDS encoding sulfate ABC transporter substrate-binding protein: MQTRKKKVILLYVALMLLLVCMTAGCSKQEESSEQNEPTGNDSSNTLVIGAYSVAKDAVGELLPKFQEEWKAKTGQTINFQESYEASGTQARAIVGGFEADVALLAMESDIDKLVKADLVSSDWKQTPNEGMITRSIVVLGTRAGNPLGIRDFQDLTKPGVKVLYPNPKTSGGAQWDINAIYGAGLKLSEEQEGKKDPAAAKAFLEQVHRNVESLDKSGRSSMAAFEYGVGDVIVTYENELLARIAKGVDYDIVVPKNTILIENPAVVVNKYADKHGNRELAEAFVAYLRTPDAQRIFAKHGFRSVDPDVFAQTESTFPTPEGLFDITYLGGWDEVRSTLYSKRGVWYQVLAGI, from the coding sequence ATGCAGACGAGGAAGAAGAAAGTCATACTCTTATATGTTGCCCTCATGCTTCTGCTCGTCTGCATGACCGCTGGATGCAGCAAGCAGGAGGAGTCAAGCGAACAGAACGAGCCCACTGGTAACGATTCGTCCAATACGCTGGTGATCGGTGCTTATAGTGTAGCGAAAGACGCTGTAGGTGAGTTGCTACCCAAGTTCCAGGAGGAGTGGAAGGCGAAGACTGGGCAGACAATTAACTTCCAGGAATCCTATGAAGCTTCGGGTACACAGGCAAGAGCCATCGTTGGTGGATTCGAGGCTGATGTGGCCCTGCTCGCGATGGAGAGCGATATCGATAAGCTGGTCAAAGCCGACTTGGTTAGCTCCGATTGGAAACAGACCCCTAATGAAGGCATGATTACTCGTTCAATTGTTGTTCTGGGAACAAGAGCAGGTAACCCGCTGGGGATTCGTGATTTTCAGGATTTAACCAAGCCGGGAGTGAAGGTACTGTACCCCAATCCAAAGACATCCGGGGGCGCACAATGGGATATTAATGCCATCTACGGTGCCGGATTGAAACTGTCGGAGGAGCAAGAGGGTAAGAAAGACCCTGCCGCAGCCAAGGCTTTTCTCGAACAGGTACATCGCAACGTTGAATCATTGGACAAGAGTGGTCGCTCTTCGATGGCGGCATTCGAGTATGGTGTTGGTGATGTCATCGTCACGTATGAAAATGAATTGCTTGCCCGGATCGCCAAAGGTGTAGATTATGACATCGTCGTTCCGAAGAATACAATCCTGATTGAGAACCCGGCAGTCGTGGTGAATAAATATGCTGACAAACACGGGAATCGTGAACTGGCGGAAGCCTTTGTCGCCTATCTGCGTACACCAGATGCACAGCGTATTTTTGCCAAGCATGGTTTTCGTTCAGTAGATCCGGATGTATTTGCACAGACGGAGTCCACATTCCCAACGCCCGAAGGTCTGTTTGATATCACCTATCTGGGTGGATGGGATGAGGTACGCAGTACGTTGTACTCCAAACGCGGGGTGTGGTATCAGGTGCTCGCGGGAATATGA
- a CDS encoding MBL fold metallo-hydrolase, producing the protein MNQLTFLGTGDAMGVPRVYCDCEICSEARLTGENRRKRSSVLIDGDGDGASEQFMIDCGPDWRSQMEEQGLRMVHTLLITHAHFDHIGGLPEWADACRWLGVKGRLYAPREVIATIQGQFPWLGRHMDFLETDDDIELGGWKVHSWKVCHGHNGYSYAYRLDRGGYSWAYCSDAIDLKVSEKEPLHGLDMLVLGTSFVHELAEFSTRSVYDMHEAQELLRELKPGHTYFTHMSHDVDVRQNYKLDQGITIALTGMKVPLGTL; encoded by the coding sequence TTGAATCAGCTAACATTTCTGGGCACTGGCGATGCGATGGGCGTTCCACGTGTGTATTGTGATTGCGAAATATGTTCAGAGGCGAGGCTTACGGGAGAAAATAGACGGAAACGCTCTTCTGTTCTGATTGACGGTGATGGCGATGGTGCGAGTGAACAGTTCATGATTGACTGCGGGCCGGACTGGAGATCACAGATGGAGGAGCAGGGATTGCGTATGGTGCATACATTACTCATCACTCATGCTCATTTCGATCATATTGGAGGATTGCCGGAATGGGCCGATGCGTGCCGCTGGCTGGGTGTGAAGGGACGTTTGTATGCACCACGTGAAGTGATTGCCACCATTCAGGGACAGTTTCCCTGGTTGGGGCGTCATATGGACTTTCTGGAAACGGATGATGATATTGAATTAGGCGGCTGGAAGGTGCATTCCTGGAAAGTGTGCCATGGACATAACGGGTATTCTTACGCCTATCGATTGGATCGGGGTGGATATAGCTGGGCGTATTGCTCAGATGCCATAGACCTGAAGGTATCCGAGAAAGAGCCGCTGCACGGACTGGATATGCTGGTGCTCGGAACGAGCTTTGTGCATGAGCTTGCGGAATTCTCAACACGTTCCGTGTATGATATGCACGAGGCGCAGGAGTTGCTGAGGGAACTGAAACCGGGTCATACCTATTTTACACATATGTCTCATGACGTCGATGTACGGCAAAATTACAAGCTGGATCAAGGCATTACGATTGCCCTTACAGGGATGAAGGTACCGCTTGGAACCTTATAG
- a CDS encoding RNA polymerase sigma factor, whose translation MAFVKSVDCRINRPHDDGKKAKYNIESGGNDGKNQLDQSIHAVLPDLMGSLYAYCLSLTKSVPETEDLVQETCLKVLSSSVVGTYGIKDINWEAYLIRMARNSWIDILRQRERLAYKLDSLKPLLHEMEEERRFEELESAVQLLVDKLPPWQRVIYVLRELMGYKAAETAKMLDTTEGAVKAALSRARSAIAEVRHRLEQSDAELQYEAGAVENNREELRSYLLAFRNGDTARIIDLCLNRTDDPMAVAGSILQQALPSPSMQPMMYGYSTSGMNSMSYGGGYTVNMVA comes from the coding sequence ATGGCCTTTGTGAAGTCCGTGGATTGCAGAATCAACAGACCACATGATGATGGTAAAAAAGCTAAATACAATATTGAATCCGGTGGCAACGACGGAAAAAACCAATTGGACCAAAGCATCCATGCCGTATTACCCGACCTAATGGGTTCGTTGTATGCGTATTGTTTATCTCTGACGAAATCAGTTCCAGAGACGGAGGATCTGGTCCAGGAGACTTGTCTCAAAGTATTGTCGTCGAGTGTCGTTGGAACTTACGGGATTAAAGATATAAACTGGGAAGCTTATCTGATCCGTATGGCACGCAACAGCTGGATTGATATCTTACGTCAGCGTGAGAGATTAGCATATAAACTGGATAGCTTGAAGCCGCTTCTGCACGAGATGGAGGAGGAAAGACGATTCGAGGAGTTGGAGTCTGCTGTTCAACTTCTTGTAGATAAGCTACCACCGTGGCAGCGAGTGATATATGTATTACGTGAATTAATGGGTTATAAGGCGGCAGAGACTGCGAAAATGTTGGATACGACAGAAGGCGCTGTGAAAGCAGCGTTAAGTCGTGCCCGCTCTGCCATAGCCGAAGTGAGGCACAGGTTGGAACAATCGGACGCTGAATTGCAGTATGAAGCAGGCGCAGTGGAAAACAATCGGGAGGAACTGCGCAGCTATCTGCTGGCATTTCGTAATGGAGATACAGCTCGAATCATTGATCTGTGCCTGAATCGGACTGATGATCCGATGGCTGTGGCGGGTAGTATTTTGCAGCAGGCTTTGCCGTCTCCATCCATGCAGCCAATGATGTACGGGTATTCCACTTCTGGCATGAACTCGATGTCATATGGAGGAGGATACACGGTCAACATGGTTGCCTAA
- the clpP gene encoding ATP-dependent Clp endopeptidase proteolytic subunit ClpP, with the protein MNVVPYVVEQTARGERSYDIYSRLLKDRIIMVSGEIEDQMANAIVAQLLFLTAEDPEKDIQMYINSPGGSVTAGFSIYDTMQFVKPDISTICTGMAASFGTILLVGGTKGKRMALPNSEIMIHQPHGGTRGQASDMLIHANRIIQHRQRLNKLLADHTGQSIERIEKDSDRDYFLTAAEAVEYGLVDKVISST; encoded by the coding sequence ATGAATGTAGTACCTTATGTGGTGGAACAGACAGCTCGCGGCGAACGGAGCTATGATATTTACTCCCGTTTGCTCAAAGATCGAATCATTATGGTGTCCGGTGAGATTGAGGATCAGATGGCAAATGCCATTGTGGCTCAGTTATTGTTTTTGACTGCAGAGGATCCAGAGAAGGACATCCAGATGTACATCAACAGCCCCGGTGGGTCGGTGACTGCGGGGTTCTCGATCTATGACACGATGCAATTCGTGAAGCCGGATATCTCCACGATCTGCACAGGTATGGCGGCGAGCTTTGGCACGATATTGCTGGTGGGTGGAACAAAAGGCAAGCGTATGGCACTGCCAAACAGTGAGATCATGATCCACCAGCCACATGGCGGTACGCGAGGGCAGGCATCCGATATGCTGATTCATGCTAACCGCATCATTCAGCACCGGCAACGCCTTAACAAGCTGTTAGCCGACCATACAGGACAGTCGATTGAGCGGATTGAAAAGGACTCGGATCGAGACTATTTCCTGACCGCTGCGGAAGCCGTCGAATATGGATTGGTGGATAAGGTCATATCCAGCACATAA
- a CDS encoding PLP-dependent aminotransferase family protein, giving the protein MGKTMMMTDNSLKLYEQVIHYLVVRIEAGEWAEHEKLPSVRSLSELLGVHRLTVFKAYQELKERGNVYVKDKSGYYVSPATPFSVTDQADDPAVSAWLHWDSLARVQSLEAEYQFSKSLIDPSLLPNRYWGELMRDLLDQYPRLLGTYSTIQGDLELRSALASHLTKKERFYLSADEVLITSGAQQAIDVISRSLVRPGDRVLMDRPTYGPAMEIFRKQGARLIFTDIHSDGYDLEQIEHLMKTEKPRLFYTTPTFHNPTGVNVPVEQRKQLPELAEQYGCFLLEDDSTYDIYFKEKPPAPIFTYDTTGHTLYIRSYSKYVAPGLRIAAIICRQRFMPGLQAVKSLTDNGSPLLNQKLFLRYFQSDRMHQHLSKLRTAIQLRMEVMEQCLLETDWTWTRPEGGLNFWAELPEGVDTGRLLHRCMEQSVAFVPGTVFDSSDDSASRKLRLSFSYAHEQQIREGMSRLITLAKEM; this is encoded by the coding sequence GTGGGCAAAACCATGATGATGACAGATAACAGCCTTAAACTATATGAGCAAGTAATCCATTATCTCGTTGTGCGTATAGAAGCGGGAGAGTGGGCTGAACATGAAAAACTGCCATCTGTACGAAGCCTGTCCGAGCTACTCGGCGTACATCGCTTGACCGTTTTCAAAGCGTATCAGGAGTTAAAAGAACGTGGGAATGTTTATGTGAAGGACAAGTCTGGCTACTATGTCAGTCCAGCTACCCCTTTCTCTGTAACAGATCAGGCGGATGATCCCGCTGTGTCTGCCTGGCTACATTGGGATTCACTAGCACGGGTACAGTCCCTTGAAGCTGAATACCAGTTTTCCAAATCGTTAATCGATCCCTCTCTGCTGCCCAACCGTTATTGGGGTGAACTGATGCGTGATCTGCTAGATCAATATCCCCGTTTGCTTGGAACGTATTCCACAATTCAGGGAGATCTGGAATTGCGAAGTGCGCTGGCAAGCCATTTAACGAAAAAAGAACGCTTCTATCTCTCGGCAGACGAAGTGCTCATTACTTCGGGAGCCCAACAGGCCATCGACGTAATCTCTCGCAGTCTGGTCAGACCTGGTGATCGTGTTCTGATGGATAGGCCCACGTACGGGCCTGCAATGGAAATTTTTCGCAAGCAAGGTGCTCGTCTAATCTTTACGGATATTCACTCGGATGGGTATGATCTGGAGCAGATTGAGCATCTGATGAAAACGGAGAAACCACGCTTATTCTATACGACGCCCACCTTTCATAATCCGACCGGCGTTAATGTTCCAGTTGAACAGCGCAAGCAATTACCGGAACTTGCAGAACAGTATGGTTGTTTTCTACTCGAAGACGACAGCACCTATGATATCTATTTTAAGGAGAAACCTCCTGCACCCATTTTCACCTACGACACCACCGGTCACACCCTGTACATTCGCAGTTACAGCAAGTATGTTGCACCCGGGCTACGGATTGCAGCCATCATATGTCGTCAACGATTCATGCCAGGACTACAGGCTGTAAAATCACTGACAGATAACGGGTCGCCCCTTCTGAACCAGAAGCTTTTCCTCCGTTATTTTCAGTCAGACCGCATGCATCAGCATCTGTCCAAGTTGCGGACCGCCATCCAGCTAAGGATGGAAGTAATGGAACAATGTCTACTGGAAACGGACTGGACGTGGACCCGGCCGGAGGGCGGACTCAACTTTTGGGCGGAGCTTCCCGAGGGCGTGGATACAGGAAGACTGCTTCATCGATGCATGGAGCAATCCGTTGCCTTTGTCCCCGGAACCGTATTCGATTCTTCGGATGATTCAGCCAGTCGCAAGCTGCGTTTGTCCTTCTCTTATGCACATGAGCAGCAGATTCGGGAAGGTATGAGCAGGCTCATTACGCTTGCGAAAGAAATGTAG
- a CDS encoding EamA family transporter has product MVGIAFTVMCLIFGTTFLAIKIGVEAGMPPFLSAGVRFIVAGALMFAWMWMKGKVNISLLWRKEMLITGAGLTFGTFATLYWAEQYVSSGVGAILSATGPLMIMLMQTALLRQKTSARMITGCLIGFAGVVLVVLPGVSIGGSPLWLWGCIAVLVGEVCYSAGAIYSKKVINQFKETNPVAINAVQMMYGGLLLSLLSAVTESWNMSALDWVPAVSSVIYLTVIGSMVGHSLFYWIMSRTNPLFPATWLYISPPIAVGLGAVVYDEHVSWITWIGVALVVTGLLAMNEKVMGWLKRGERSNSLVQNSKPVVK; this is encoded by the coding sequence ATGGTTGGGATCGCATTTACCGTAATGTGTCTTATTTTTGGAACAACGTTTCTGGCAATCAAAATTGGAGTGGAAGCTGGCATGCCGCCTTTTCTGTCAGCTGGAGTCCGTTTTATCGTTGCAGGGGCTTTGATGTTTGCATGGATGTGGATGAAGGGGAAGGTCAATATTTCCCTACTGTGGCGTAAAGAAATGCTCATTACAGGTGCAGGACTGACGTTTGGTACATTTGCGACCTTATATTGGGCTGAACAATATGTGAGTTCGGGCGTTGGTGCTATTTTGTCTGCTACAGGTCCACTCATGATTATGCTGATGCAGACAGCTTTGTTGCGACAAAAAACATCTGCACGCATGATAACGGGATGTCTAATCGGTTTTGCCGGAGTAGTGCTTGTGGTTCTGCCTGGTGTATCCATTGGTGGAAGTCCATTATGGCTATGGGGCTGTATTGCCGTTCTGGTGGGCGAAGTGTGTTATTCAGCTGGAGCGATATACTCCAAAAAGGTTATTAATCAGTTCAAAGAAACGAATCCCGTAGCAATCAACGCAGTACAGATGATGTATGGGGGACTGTTGTTAAGCTTGCTCTCAGCGGTGACAGAATCGTGGAATATGTCCGCTCTGGATTGGGTGCCTGCTGTCTCGTCCGTGATATATCTGACTGTAATTGGCTCGATGGTGGGGCATAGTCTGTTCTATTGGATCATGTCTCGTACGAATCCGTTGTTCCCGGCAACCTGGCTGTACATCTCCCCGCCGATTGCGGTTGGTCTGGGTGCCGTTGTCTATGATGAACATGTCAGCTGGATTACGTGGATCGGTGTGGCATTGGTCGTTACAGGTTTGCTGGCGATGAATGAGAAAGTAATGGGTTGGTTAAAACGAGGTGAGCGTTCTAATTCATTGGTCCAAAATTCCAAACCTGTGGTAAAATAG
- a CDS encoding Cof-type HAD-IIB family hydrolase, with protein MTYKLIAIDIDDTLINDNKEVTPATQTALEQAVAHGVTVTLATGRAYASAQALARQTGLNVPIITYQGALVKNLLDEKVLYERYVPQEASRKLYDYCLENNLHLQTYIDDKLYAREENDKLRDYAKLNGTQYYIESDFIKVIEQKTPKLLIIDEPDYLDKVAVDLRELLGPQVHITKSKPYFLEIMHNEGTKGHALTFLADHFGHQLSECIAIGDSWNDHEMLEVAGLGVAMGNAIPALKELADYITASNNEDGVKEVIEKFVLNAE; from the coding sequence ATGACCTACAAATTAATCGCAATCGACATTGATGACACACTGATCAACGACAACAAGGAAGTAACCCCTGCCACGCAAACGGCGCTGGAACAAGCGGTTGCTCATGGTGTAACTGTAACGCTGGCGACTGGCCGTGCTTATGCTTCCGCACAAGCGCTTGCTCGTCAGACCGGACTTAATGTGCCGATCATTACGTATCAAGGCGCATTGGTGAAGAACTTGCTAGACGAAAAAGTACTCTACGAGCGCTACGTTCCACAGGAGGCTTCCCGCAAACTGTACGATTATTGCCTGGAAAATAATCTTCACCTTCAAACGTACATTGATGACAAGCTGTATGCTCGTGAAGAAAACGACAAACTGCGTGATTATGCCAAATTGAACGGCACACAATATTACATCGAATCTGATTTCATCAAAGTAATTGAACAAAAAACACCGAAACTGCTGATCATCGATGAGCCGGATTACTTGGATAAGGTTGCCGTTGACCTGCGTGAGTTGCTTGGACCACAAGTGCATATCACAAAGTCCAAACCTTACTTCCTCGAGATCATGCACAATGAGGGAACTAAAGGCCATGCTCTTACATTCCTCGCAGACCACTTTGGTCACCAATTGAGCGAGTGCATTGCCATTGGCGACTCTTGGAATGACCATGAGATGCTGGAAGTTGCAGGACTTGGTGTAGCAATGGGTAACGCCATCCCTGCTCTTAAAGAGCTGGCTGATTACATTACGGCGAGCAATAACGAAGATGGCGTAAAAGAGGTTATCGAGAAGTTTGTATTGAACGCAGAGTAA
- a CDS encoding lipoate--protein ligase translates to MLFVDNQGITDPSVNLAIEEYILKHLPMEDDSYLLFYINRPSIIIGKHQNTIEEINIEYVQDNGVQVVRRLSGGGAVYHDLGNLNFSFITADDGQSFHNFRKFTQPVVEALQELGVNAELTGRNDLQVGEKKISGNAQFSTRGRMFSHGTLMFNLNLDHVQASLNVNPEKFKSKSTKSVRSRVANIRDLIDSNLTIEQFRDELLRHIFRMEPQDVPQYTLTEKDWDKIKEISAERYSNWDWNYGLSPESNVKHTRKFPVGIIDLRMNIKDGRIEDIKIFGDFFGVGDVADIEDMLRGKRYEESEVRTALEGLDVKHYFGNLELEDFIGLVFLEE, encoded by the coding sequence ATGCTGTTTGTTGATAACCAGGGCATTACAGATCCGTCTGTAAACCTCGCGATTGAGGAGTATATTCTGAAGCATCTGCCAATGGAGGATGACAGTTATCTGCTGTTCTACATCAATCGCCCGTCCATTATTATCGGAAAGCACCAGAATACCATTGAAGAAATTAATATCGAATACGTGCAGGATAACGGTGTGCAGGTTGTCCGTCGTCTCTCGGGAGGCGGAGCGGTATATCATGATCTCGGCAACCTAAATTTTAGTTTTATTACAGCCGATGACGGTCAATCCTTCCACAACTTCCGCAAATTCACCCAGCCTGTGGTTGAAGCCTTGCAGGAACTTGGAGTCAATGCCGAGCTAACTGGACGTAACGATCTGCAAGTAGGAGAAAAGAAAATTTCGGGCAATGCCCAATTCTCCACGCGTGGACGCATGTTCAGTCACGGTACGTTGATGTTTAACCTGAATCTGGATCATGTTCAAGCATCCCTGAACGTAAATCCCGAGAAATTCAAATCCAAGAGTACCAAATCCGTGCGCAGCCGGGTTGCCAACATTCGTGATCTGATCGACAGCAACCTGACGATTGAACAGTTCCGCGATGAGCTGTTGCGTCACATTTTCCGGATGGAGCCGCAAGATGTCCCGCAATATACACTCACAGAGAAAGACTGGGACAAGATCAAGGAAATCTCTGCCGAGCGGTATAGCAACTGGGACTGGAACTATGGTCTGTCTCCGGAAAGCAATGTGAAGCATACCCGCAAATTCCCTGTCGGCATTATTGACCTGCGCATGAACATCAAAGATGGACGAATCGAAGATATCAAAATCTTCGGCGACTTCTTCGGCGTAGGCGATGTGGCGGATATCGAAGATATGCTGCGTGGCAAGCGTTATGAGGAATCCGAGGTGCGTACTGCACTTGAGGGGCTGGATGTAAAACACTACTTCGGCAACCTTGAGCTGGAAGACTTTATCGGCCTTGTTTTTCTGGAGGAGTAA
- the cobD gene encoding threonine-phosphate decarboxylase CobD: MTGYIEVFGHGGDVETAASRFGGNAADFLDYSANINPLGPPKEVLEALEQGLQSVLRYPDPGHRGFKSLLSERLGVPQDHISVGNGAAESMALILLGLAPQKVGTVEPGFSEYRSLARQFGAEVQHVEGREQLEWRAEPENIERLMEQVDLLFLGQPNNPNGVQYPVEVLHRLARKAEKTGTVLVIDEAFMDFIPESRRQSLAPRLNEYSQVIIIRSMTKFYAIPGLRLGYALGRPEWIRAMTEKQVTWSVNGLALIAGEACLRSGEWFEQETLAQIAEERVCLTKGLESYGCVVTPGEANFILVQLPKPWTAASMQAALGKRGILIRSCAMYPGLGERHVRLAVKDAEANESLLEVLGSVMGQPHLNRHMIGAGGTCDDTAVL, translated from the coding sequence ATGACCGGTTATATTGAAGTTTTCGGACATGGCGGTGACGTGGAGACAGCCGCATCCCGGTTTGGAGGGAACGCTGCGGATTTCCTCGATTATAGCGCAAATATCAATCCGTTGGGCCCGCCAAAGGAAGTGTTGGAGGCTTTGGAGCAAGGATTGCAGTCGGTTCTTCGTTATCCTGATCCGGGCCATCGAGGGTTCAAATCATTACTCAGTGAACGTTTGGGTGTGCCACAGGACCATATTTCGGTAGGCAATGGTGCTGCTGAAAGCATGGCTTTGATCTTGCTCGGACTTGCTCCGCAGAAGGTCGGCACAGTGGAACCTGGATTTTCAGAATATCGTTCTTTAGCGCGACAATTCGGTGCGGAAGTCCAGCATGTGGAGGGACGAGAGCAGCTGGAGTGGCGTGCTGAACCTGAGAACATTGAACGACTGATGGAACAGGTAGACCTGCTGTTTCTCGGTCAGCCCAACAATCCAAATGGCGTACAGTATCCGGTGGAGGTATTGCATCGTCTGGCTCGCAAAGCAGAGAAAACGGGTACTGTCTTGGTCATCGATGAGGCATTTATGGATTTCATTCCTGAATCAAGACGACAATCTCTTGCACCAAGATTGAACGAATACTCACAGGTGATCATCATTCGATCAATGACGAAGTTTTATGCCATTCCGGGTCTGCGTCTGGGGTATGCTTTGGGACGTCCGGAATGGATTCGTGCGATGACGGAGAAACAAGTGACCTGGAGTGTGAATGGATTGGCATTGATTGCAGGTGAAGCCTGTCTGCGCAGTGGAGAGTGGTTCGAGCAGGAAACGCTGGCACAGATCGCCGAGGAACGTGTGTGTTTAACGAAAGGCTTGGAGTCGTATGGTTGTGTGGTAACGCCGGGAGAAGCTAATTTTATTCTGGTCCAACTGCCTAAACCCTGGACAGCGGCATCCATGCAGGCAGCGCTGGGCAAGCGTGGCATTCTGATCCGTAGCTGTGCCATGTATCCAGGACTTGGTGAACGACATGTACGCTTGGCAGTAAAGGACGCAGAGGCCAACGAAAGCTTACTCGAAGTGTTAGGAAGTGTAATGGGGCAGCCACATCTCAATAGACATATGATCGGAGCAGGGGGAACGTGCGATGACACTGCCGTTTTATAA
- a CDS encoding adenosylcobinamide amidohydrolase: MTLPFYNYYKNAQAGENEYRSSSWPGLKITAHDRHIRAASPSVASAISSAVYGGGMLELNRIFNIYVDRHYRCDDPPRDIERSLNEWKEQPDQCAGLLTAVRLEHTSIQEYTSEEFGILCCTTAGVSNAARAGSVRTVFDTEGNETVAVRPLKSTTQSQIMKPYVPGTINVMLWLNGRMTSGAMVNAVQTAVEAKAAALADFSVADSENGLLATGTTTDAIVLAVSQVHEHKPLISYAGTATVIGAAIGRLVYDTIMESLQAGQQWKERNRVK; the protein is encoded by the coding sequence ATGACACTGCCGTTTTATAATTACTACAAGAATGCACAGGCAGGCGAGAACGAATACCGTTCCTCTTCGTGGCCCGGGCTGAAAATTACTGCACACGATCGACATATCCGCGCTGCGAGTCCTTCTGTTGCCAGTGCAATTTCAAGTGCGGTATATGGTGGCGGGATGCTTGAGCTGAATCGGATATTTAACATCTATGTGGATCGGCATTATCGCTGCGATGATCCTCCTCGTGATATCGAACGTTCTCTAAATGAATGGAAGGAGCAGCCTGATCAATGTGCGGGATTGCTGACTGCGGTTCGACTGGAGCATACCTCCATTCAGGAATATACAAGTGAGGAATTCGGAATTCTGTGTTGTACAACAGCCGGGGTGTCCAATGCTGCGCGGGCAGGTTCCGTAAGAACCGTATTTGATACGGAGGGAAACGAGACTGTTGCTGTAAGACCTTTAAAATCCACAACCCAATCTCAAATCATGAAGCCTTACGTCCCAGGCACGATTAACGTCATGTTATGGTTGAACGGACGCATGACATCTGGAGCGATGGTGAATGCCGTCCAGACTGCGGTGGAAGCCAAAGCGGCGGCGCTGGCTGATTTCAGTGTTGCGGACTCGGAGAACGGGCTGCTGGCCACCGGGACGACAACGGATGCTATTGTACTTGCAGTCAGTCAGGTGCACGAGCACAAGCCGCTAATTTCTTATGCGGGAACAGCTACGGTTATTGGTGCAGCCATCGGCAGGTTGGTGTATGACACGATCATGGAAAGCCTACAAGCGGGACAGCAGTGGAAAGAGAGGAACAGGGTGAAATGA
- the cbiB gene encoding adenosylcobinamide-phosphate synthase CbiB: MAGAWIIIGAYILDRCIGDPRWIPHPVIGMGKAISALERSIRSRVSTDSGLKRAGLLFPLLIAGGAFVITWAFVYVLGFIHPVVAVVAEIVLIATTIASKGLKDAGMEVYQHLIQKDWPAARRSLGMIVGRDTAHLDEPEVVRGTVETVAENIVDAIVSPLFYALIGGAPLAMAYRAVNTLDSMVGYKNEKYLHLGWASARLDDWANWIPARLTAILLILGAWVMKLDAKGAARMVTRDARLHPSPNSGFPESAVAGALGIRLGGHNVYHGVASFRAYMGEETRPMAAEDIVRTTRLMFWSAGSFVILCTLVTLGIWLAGGTLLWK; encoded by the coding sequence ATGGCGGGTGCCTGGATTATTATAGGGGCTTACATACTTGATCGATGCATCGGTGATCCGCGTTGGATTCCTCATCCAGTGATCGGCATGGGGAAGGCCATCTCTGCGCTAGAGCGTAGTATTCGTTCCCGTGTGAGCACGGATTCCGGGCTGAAAAGAGCGGGTCTATTATTTCCGTTGCTGATTGCGGGTGGGGCGTTTGTAATCACTTGGGCATTCGTATATGTGCTGGGTTTCATTCATCCAGTCGTAGCGGTAGTGGCTGAAATTGTGCTTATTGCGACTACCATTGCTTCCAAAGGGTTAAAGGATGCAGGGATGGAAGTGTATCAACATCTGATTCAGAAGGATTGGCCTGCTGCAAGACGTTCACTTGGCATGATTGTTGGACGTGACACAGCTCATCTGGATGAACCGGAGGTTGTGCGAGGAACGGTGGAGACGGTAGCGGAGAATATTGTGGATGCCATCGTGTCCCCTTTGTTCTATGCGTTAATTGGTGGCGCACCACTTGCGATGGCCTATCGTGCCGTGAATACATTGGATTCCATGGTTGGTTATAAAAATGAGAAGTACTTGCATCTCGGCTGGGCTTCCGCCCGTTTGGATGATTGGGCAAACTGGATTCCCGCACGGCTCACCGCCATCCTGCTGATCTTGGGCGCATGGGTCATGAAACTGGATGCCAAAGGCGCAGCACGTATGGTGACCCGGGATGCCAGATTGCATCCAAGTCCGAATAGTGGTTTTCCTGAATCGGCGGTGGCCGGAGCACTGGGGATCAGACTTGGTGGACATAATGTGTACCATGGCGTAGCTTCTTTTCGTGCCTATATGGGTGAGGAAACACGTCCGATGGCAGCAGAGGATATTGTGCGAACGACACGTCTCATGTTCTGGTCAGCAGGTTCTTTTGTAATCCTGTGTACACTGGTAACGCTCGGAATATGGCTCGCTGGAGGTACGTTGTTATGGAAGTAA